The Xanthobacter flavus genome includes a window with the following:
- a CDS encoding helix-turn-helix transcriptional regulator, producing MGKGRKPAMEGYLKISQTQYLSIHDCAASNSELHHARLQGGTAVAPKVKSAQDGLSLRQTLLPNVAVICATAPQLGALRVAALELPLIVAGQASESATLAVDQEPPRDIPANASFLATVRNRADIRFPGGTLFLVAAPQRGPIMGETGGSLSTAPDESVDLLITQAQSIVGRDLPPALARACEAGLLALLSVAREREDKGAVDGDPLFRDILADIAANCRQQDYGVAQVAQRYKLNVRTLQKMFQKHGTTIREHITAARLKYAGAALLDPANAGKKVSDIAFEAGFNDIATFNRLFRRTFGRAPSAFRTEANQAAAGVARAEQADIDDIA from the coding sequence TTGGGCAAGGGGCGGAAACCAGCGATGGAGGGCTATCTAAAGATTTCGCAGACGCAATATTTAAGTATTCACGATTGCGCTGCATCAAATTCAGAGCTTCATCACGCGCGGTTGCAAGGTGGCACCGCGGTGGCGCCCAAGGTCAAATCCGCTCAGGACGGACTAAGTTTGCGGCAGACGCTGTTGCCGAATGTGGCCGTTATTTGTGCGACAGCGCCACAATTGGGCGCCCTGCGTGTCGCCGCGCTGGAGCTGCCACTCATTGTGGCCGGGCAAGCCAGCGAATCCGCAACACTGGCCGTCGATCAGGAGCCGCCCCGCGATATACCGGCGAACGCCTCCTTCCTCGCCACCGTCCGAAACCGCGCGGACATCCGCTTTCCCGGCGGCACGCTGTTTCTGGTGGCCGCCCCGCAGCGGGGCCCGATCATGGGCGAGACGGGCGGGAGCCTGTCCACCGCGCCGGACGAATCGGTCGACCTGCTCATCACGCAGGCACAGTCCATCGTCGGGCGCGATCTGCCGCCGGCTCTGGCGCGGGCCTGCGAGGCGGGCCTCCTCGCGCTGCTCTCGGTTGCGCGCGAGCGTGAGGATAAAGGGGCGGTCGATGGCGACCCGCTGTTCCGCGACATTCTGGCTGACATCGCCGCCAACTGCCGCCAGCAGGATTACGGGGTCGCCCAGGTCGCGCAGCGCTACAAGCTGAACGTGCGCACGCTCCAGAAGATGTTCCAGAAGCACGGCACCACGATCCGCGAGCACATCACCGCCGCCCGCCTGAAATACGCGGGGGCGGCCCTGCTCGATCCCGCCAATGCTGGGAAAAAGGTGTCGGACATCGCTTTCGAGGCCGGCTTCAACGACATCGCCACCTTCAACCGCCTGTTCCGCCGCACCTTCGGGCGCGCGCCCTCAGCCTTCAGGACAGAGGCGAATCAGGCGGCTGCCGGCGTTGCCCGCGCCGAGCAGGCGGATATCGACGACATCGCCTAA
- a CDS encoding gamma-glutamylcyclotransferase, giving the protein MKMHALTRELIEAGGIDALVARDAPDLAVLTQAERAASLTATLAARPEGPVWLFAYGSLIWNPTVRVEACRVGRIDGWHRAFCLETVVGRGSRAHPGLTLALDSGGDCTGVAFRLPEEGLEHELSLLWRREMLSGAYVPRWLEVTDPDGGEIGCAIAFTMDRANPHYAGGLSEEEVVERLATARGAIGSAAEYLFATCEGLAGHGVSDPALDALAAAVRRRREALESQG; this is encoded by the coding sequence ATGAAGATGCATGCTCTTACCCGCGAACTCATCGAGGCCGGCGGCATTGACGCGCTGGTCGCGCGCGACGCGCCGGATCTGGCCGTGCTCACGCAGGCCGAGCGCGCCGCCTCGCTCACGGCCACGCTGGCGGCGCGGCCGGAAGGACCGGTCTGGCTCTTCGCCTATGGGTCGCTGATCTGGAACCCCACGGTGCGGGTGGAGGCGTGCCGGGTCGGCCGCATCGACGGCTGGCATCGCGCCTTCTGCCTTGAGACGGTGGTGGGGCGGGGCTCCCGCGCCCATCCCGGCCTTACGCTCGCCCTTGATTCGGGCGGCGACTGCACCGGCGTCGCCTTCCGTCTGCCGGAGGAGGGGCTGGAGCACGAACTGTCGCTGCTGTGGCGGCGCGAGATGCTCTCCGGCGCCTATGTGCCGCGCTGGCTGGAGGTCACCGATCCGGATGGCGGGGAGATCGGCTGCGCCATCGCCTTCACCATGGACCGCGCCAACCCGCATTATGCCGGTGGGCTGAGCGAGGAAGAGGTGGTGGAGCGGCTCGCCACCGCGCGCGGCGCCATCGGCTCTGCGGCGGAGTATCTGTTCGCCACCTGCGAGGGGCTGGCCGGGCACGGCGTCAGCGATCCCGCGCTTGACGCGCTGGCCGCCGCCGTGCGCCGCCGCCGTGAGGCGCTTGAATCGCAGGGATGA
- a CDS encoding histidine kinase dimerization/phosphoacceptor domain -containing protein encodes MKDASVSSTAPRGTPDIGGCDSEPIHIPGSIQPHGLLLVADPRTRTVVGGAGDIEGRLAEGWLGATLDTLLGPDMAAPLQAAVQQAPQTVVTRLGLLAGRAETFEVLLHRAAQGILVELEPAPEVRLGAAEVLAGLDAAAVSFERAADLRNLCAEAAAVFRRITGFDRVMIYQFLDDEAGTVLGEAKAKEMGSFLNHHFPGSDIPRQARALYVRNRVRVIPDVSYTPAPLRPAEAGLAQLDLSDVMLRSVSPIHIQYLRNMGVGASASVSIVKDGLLWGLVACHHRTPRRLPYELRMACQSLAANLARQIRTREEAMQYRDRIRLHGAEDSLADYLSADAPVEEVLTRHGDDLRRALGADGFAVVEADRVRTCGRCPDETALRRIARWVEARAQRRAFSTHTLPALLPAAAEVAPLASGVAAVNIPGDAPLVLLWLRAEQVEVVNWAGNPHRDDPADPNAQLTPRASFEAWSETVRGKARAWSMAEVETINRLGHAVLQARQNRRVRDLNRRLSATVVENEQLLQHKDFLMREVNHRVQNSLQLVSSFLRLQSRRLGESEAASALAEAERRVAAVGLVHRQLYAGEQVEAVDLSRYLIDLTNEVTSALGKEWEAHIRLDVAPVLMAADRAVRLGLILTELVLNTAKYAYGGAPGPLSVALEQHRDRFRLIVADHGSGKVGERQGFGTLMIKAMVQGLDGVLADEENAPGLRTIVTAPICPAGG; translated from the coding sequence ATGAAAGACGCTTCCGTCAGCAGCACCGCGCCCCGCGGCACGCCGGATATCGGCGGGTGCGACAGCGAGCCGATCCACATTCCGGGCTCCATCCAGCCGCACGGCCTGCTGCTGGTGGCGGACCCGCGCACGCGCACCGTGGTGGGCGGAGCCGGCGACATCGAGGGCCGCCTCGCCGAAGGCTGGCTCGGCGCCACCCTCGACACATTGCTCGGGCCGGACATGGCCGCGCCGCTCCAGGCGGCCGTGCAGCAGGCCCCGCAGACTGTCGTCACCCGCCTCGGCCTCCTCGCCGGGCGCGCCGAGACGTTCGAGGTGCTGCTGCATCGCGCCGCGCAGGGCATCCTCGTGGAGCTGGAGCCGGCCCCCGAGGTGCGGCTCGGCGCGGCCGAGGTGCTGGCCGGGCTCGACGCCGCCGCCGTGAGCTTCGAGCGCGCGGCGGACCTGCGCAATCTCTGCGCCGAGGCGGCCGCCGTCTTCCGCCGCATCACCGGCTTCGACCGGGTGATGATCTACCAGTTCCTCGACGACGAGGCGGGGACGGTGCTCGGCGAGGCGAAGGCGAAGGAGATGGGCTCCTTCCTGAACCACCATTTCCCCGGCAGCGACATCCCCCGCCAGGCCCGCGCGCTCTATGTGCGCAACCGCGTGCGGGTGATCCCCGACGTGTCCTACACGCCCGCCCCGCTGCGTCCCGCCGAGGCCGGGCTCGCCCAGCTCGATCTGTCGGATGTGATGCTGCGTTCCGTCTCGCCCATCCACATCCAGTATCTGCGCAACATGGGGGTGGGGGCCTCGGCCTCCGTGTCCATCGTCAAGGACGGGTTGCTGTGGGGCCTCGTCGCCTGCCATCACCGCACGCCCCGCCGCCTGCCCTACGAACTGCGCATGGCCTGCCAGTCGCTCGCCGCCAACCTCGCCCGCCAGATCCGCACCCGCGAGGAGGCGATGCAGTATCGCGACCGCATCCGGCTGCACGGTGCCGAGGATTCGCTCGCCGACTATCTCTCCGCCGACGCCCCGGTGGAGGAGGTGCTCACCCGCCACGGCGACGACCTGCGCCGGGCGCTGGGCGCCGACGGCTTCGCCGTGGTCGAGGCCGACCGCGTGCGCACCTGCGGCCGCTGCCCGGACGAGACGGCGCTCCGGCGCATCGCCCGCTGGGTGGAGGCGCGGGCGCAAAGGCGCGCCTTCAGCACCCACACCCTGCCCGCCCTGCTGCCCGCCGCCGCCGAGGTCGCGCCGCTGGCCAGCGGCGTCGCGGCGGTGAACATCCCCGGCGACGCGCCGCTGGTGCTGCTGTGGCTGCGCGCCGAGCAGGTGGAGGTGGTCAACTGGGCCGGCAATCCGCATCGCGACGACCCGGCCGATCCCAATGCCCAGCTCACCCCGCGTGCCTCCTTCGAGGCATGGAGCGAGACCGTGCGTGGCAAGGCGCGCGCCTGGTCGATGGCGGAGGTGGAGACCATCAACCGCCTCGGCCACGCCGTGCTGCAGGCGCGCCAGAACCGGCGCGTGCGCGACCTCAACCGCCGGCTCTCCGCCACCGTGGTGGAGAACGAGCAGTTGCTGCAGCACAAGGACTTCCTGATGCGCGAGGTGAACCACCGCGTGCAGAACAGCCTGCAGCTGGTGTCCTCCTTCCTGCGCCTGCAATCGCGGCGCCTCGGCGAGAGCGAGGCGGCCTCGGCCCTGGCGGAGGCGGAGCGCCGGGTGGCGGCGGTGGGCCTCGTGCATCGTCAGCTCTATGCCGGCGAGCAGGTGGAGGCGGTGGACCTCTCGCGCTATCTCATCGACCTCACCAACGAGGTCACGAGCGCCCTCGGCAAGGAGTGGGAAGCCCACATCAGGCTCGATGTGGCGCCGGTGCTGATGGCGGCCGACCGGGCGGTGCGGCTGGGTCTGATCCTCACCGAGCTGGTGCTCAACACCGCCAAATATGCCTATGGCGGCGCCCCCGGCCCGCTCAGCGTGGCGCTGGAGCAGCACCGCGACCGCTTCCGCCTCATCGTCGCCGACCACGGCAGCGGCAAGGTGGGCGAGCGCCAGGGCTTCGGCACGCTCATGATCAAGGCCATGGTGCAGGGCCTCGACGGCGTGCTCGCCGACGAGGAGAACGCCCCCGGCCTGCGCACCATCGTCACCGCCCCGATATGCCCGGCGGGAGGTTGA
- a CDS encoding LLM class flavin-dependent oxidoreductase, whose amino-acid sequence MAELSILDLVRVREGFSPRHALDNARDLAAHAEDWGYRRFWVAEHHNMQGIASAATAVVIAHIAAGTQRIRVGAGGIMLPNHAPLVIAEQFGTLAQLFPGRIDLGVGRAPGTDQMTMRALRRSLTNADNFPQDVQELEAYLAPAQPGQTLFAVPATGTEVPLWILGSSTYGAQLAAALGLPYAFASHFAPADLLPALEIYRERFKPSDVLQKPYAMAALNVIAAETDAEARRLATTQQMSVADIFRGARGLSKPPIDDIEDYWTPMEKAQAQRFLARSVVGGPERVREGIAAFVRETGVDEVIVVSDVFDHDKRLASYRMIAEVAGALAGTQAEAAAV is encoded by the coding sequence ATGGCTGAGCTTTCCATTCTCGATCTCGTCCGGGTGCGCGAGGGGTTCTCCCCCCGCCATGCCCTGGACAACGCCCGCGACCTCGCTGCCCACGCCGAAGACTGGGGCTACCGCCGCTTCTGGGTGGCCGAGCATCACAACATGCAGGGCATCGCCAGCGCCGCGACGGCAGTGGTCATCGCCCATATCGCGGCAGGCACGCAGCGGATCCGGGTGGGCGCGGGCGGCATCATGCTGCCCAATCACGCGCCACTCGTCATCGCCGAGCAGTTCGGCACGCTGGCGCAACTCTTCCCCGGCCGCATCGACCTCGGCGTCGGCCGCGCGCCGGGCACCGACCAGATGACCATGCGGGCGCTGCGCCGCTCGCTCACCAATGCCGACAATTTCCCGCAGGACGTGCAGGAGCTGGAGGCCTACCTCGCCCCCGCCCAGCCGGGCCAGACGCTGTTTGCCGTGCCGGCGACCGGAACCGAGGTGCCGCTCTGGATCCTCGGCTCCAGCACCTACGGCGCCCAGCTCGCGGCGGCCCTCGGCCTGCCCTACGCCTTCGCCTCCCACTTCGCCCCGGCCGACCTCCTGCCGGCGCTGGAAATCTACCGGGAGCGCTTCAAGCCCTCGGACGTGCTTCAGAAGCCCTATGCCATGGCGGCCCTGAACGTGATCGCGGCCGAGACCGACGCCGAGGCGCGCCGCCTCGCCACCACCCAGCAGATGTCGGTGGCCGACATCTTCCGCGGCGCGCGCGGGCTCTCCAAGCCGCCCATCGATGACATCGAGGACTATTGGACCCCCATGGAGAAGGCGCAGGCCCAGCGCTTCCTCGCCCGCTCGGTCGTCGGCGGCCCGGAGCGCGTGCGCGAGGGCATCGCCGCCTTCGTGCGCGAGACCGGCGTGGACGAGGTGATCGTGGTGTCCGACGTGTTCGACCACGACAAGCGCCTCGCCTCCTACCGCATGATCGCGGAGGTGGCGGGCGCTCTGGCCGGGACGCAGGCGGAGGCAGCGGCGGTGTGA
- a CDS encoding OsmC family protein — protein MAIVRSGSAEWSGGIKDGRGKISTESGALAGFPYGFASRFEGQRGSNPEELLGAAHAACFTMALSLILGEAGLTATQMETTAKVSLEKQDAGYAITQVDLTLVGTVPGATPEQFAELAGKAKANCPLSKVIRANITLDARLEG, from the coding sequence ATGGCGATCGTGCGCAGCGGTTCGGCGGAATGGAGCGGCGGCATCAAGGACGGGCGGGGCAAGATCTCCACCGAGAGCGGGGCGCTGGCCGGCTTCCCCTACGGCTTCGCCAGCCGCTTCGAGGGCCAGCGCGGCAGCAATCCCGAGGAACTGCTCGGTGCGGCCCATGCCGCCTGCTTCACCATGGCGCTCTCCCTCATCCTCGGCGAGGCGGGGCTCACCGCCACGCAGATGGAGACGACCGCGAAGGTGTCGCTGGAGAAGCAGGACGCCGGCTATGCCATCACCCAGGTGGACCTCACCCTGGTGGGCACCGTGCCGGGCGCTACGCCCGAGCAGTTCGCGGAACTGGCCGGCAAGGCCAAGGCCAATTGCCCCCTGTCCAAGGTGATCCGCGCCAACATCACGCTGGACGCGCGCCTGGAGGGGTGA
- a CDS encoding SGNH/GDSL hydrolase family protein: MRFYSGRPDAGGTLPSRRRLMPALSHRQWARLKPWLVALAVAGGAVALGALIVSEIPQRTRIAFEADVRARFSTAPVLVIGDSITYLAAPRNLCGEEVLNAAVPGDKIDDLLARADALERHLAPARVVIAIGANDAVKPKHSIAEWRARYRDLISRFAGTQLVLVEVNPVEHHRSPYADMLDEAYVAEQNAVIRAIAAETGAVVVPAPQSVSTTDGIHPSRAGALLWRARLFSAACR, translated from the coding sequence ATGCGCTTTTATTCCGGCCGGCCCGACGCCGGCGGCACATTGCCGTCCCGCCGGCGCCTGATGCCCGCATTGTCCCATCGCCAATGGGCTCGGCTTAAGCCCTGGCTCGTGGCGCTGGCGGTGGCCGGCGGGGCCGTGGCGCTCGGCGCGCTTATTGTCAGCGAGATTCCCCAGCGCACCCGCATCGCCTTCGAGGCCGATGTGCGCGCCCGTTTCAGCACCGCCCCGGTGCTCGTCATCGGCGACAGCATCACCTACCTGGCCGCCCCGCGGAACCTCTGCGGCGAGGAGGTGCTGAACGCCGCCGTGCCGGGCGACAAGATCGACGATCTCCTCGCCCGCGCCGACGCGCTGGAGCGGCATCTCGCGCCGGCCCGCGTGGTGATCGCCATCGGCGCCAATGACGCGGTGAAGCCGAAGCATTCCATCGCTGAATGGCGGGCGCGCTATCGCGACCTCATCTCCCGCTTTGCCGGAACCCAGCTGGTGCTGGTGGAGGTGAACCCGGTGGAGCATCACCGCTCGCCCTATGCGGACATGCTGGACGAGGCCTATGTGGCCGAGCAGAACGCCGTGATCCGCGCCATCGCCGCCGAGACGGGCGCCGTGGTGGTGCCGGCGCCGCAATCCGTCTCCACCACCGACGGCATCCACCCGAGCCGCGCCGGCGCCCTGCTGTGGCGGGCGCGCCTGTTCTCGGCCGCGTGCCGGTAG
- a CDS encoding dihydrodipicolinate synthase family protein, whose translation MNEHARATALSIRLPVAGGSLETFRLSAPRDFPARASGPMNRIAFSAAHVVADPLKDCDPWLDAAIDWDRTIAYRARLWDLGLGVAEAMDTAQRGMGLDWPTSLELIRRSVEAAKAHGPEALVFSGAGTDHLAPEAATSLDDVIRAYEEQIAAVEKVGGRIILMASRALARVAKSPEDYETVYARVLSQVSAPVIIHWLGDMFDPALAGYWGTRDLDAAMDTAVAVINANTAKIDGVKISLLDKDKEIAMRRRLDPAVRMYTGDDFNYAELIAGDEQGHSHALLGIFDAIAPAASAALTALAAGDTARFHDILGPTVPLSRHIFKAPTRFYKTGVVFMAYLNGHQDHFTMVGGQESTRSTLHLAELFRLADAAGLLTDPDLAVKRMKAVLAVRGVEG comes from the coding sequence ATGAACGAGCATGCCCGCGCCACCGCCCTCTCGATACGCCTGCCGGTCGCCGGCGGGAGCCTTGAGACCTTCCGCCTCTCCGCCCCGCGCGATTTTCCCGCCCGTGCCTCCGGCCCCATGAACCGCATCGCCTTCTCCGCCGCCCATGTGGTGGCGGACCCGTTGAAGGATTGCGACCCGTGGCTCGACGCGGCCATCGACTGGGACCGCACCATCGCCTACCGCGCCCGCTTGTGGGACCTCGGGCTCGGCGTCGCGGAAGCCATGGACACCGCCCAGCGCGGCATGGGGCTGGACTGGCCGACCTCGCTGGAATTGATCCGCCGTTCGGTCGAAGCGGCGAAGGCGCACGGGCCGGAGGCGCTGGTCTTCTCCGGCGCCGGCACCGACCATCTCGCGCCTGAGGCGGCGACATCGCTGGACGACGTGATCCGCGCCTATGAGGAGCAGATCGCGGCGGTGGAGAAGGTGGGCGGGCGCATCATCCTCATGGCCTCGCGCGCGCTGGCCCGCGTGGCAAAGTCGCCGGAGGATTATGAGACGGTCTATGCCCGCGTGCTGTCGCAGGTGTCGGCGCCGGTCATCATCCACTGGCTCGGCGACATGTTCGATCCCGCGCTTGCCGGCTACTGGGGCACGCGCGATCTCGACGCGGCCATGGACACGGCGGTCGCCGTCATCAACGCCAATACGGCGAAGATCGACGGCGTGAAGATCTCCCTTCTCGACAAGGACAAGGAGATCGCCATGCGCCGCCGGCTGGACCCGGCCGTGCGCATGTATACGGGCGACGATTTCAACTATGCGGAGCTGATCGCCGGCGACGAACAGGGCCATTCCCACGCGCTGCTCGGCATCTTCGACGCCATCGCGCCGGCCGCCTCGGCCGCGCTCACCGCGCTGGCGGCGGGGGACACGGCGCGCTTCCACGACATCCTCGGGCCGACGGTGCCGCTGTCGCGGCACATCTTCAAGGCGCCCACGCGCTTCTACAAGACGGGCGTGGTCTTCATGGCCTATCTCAATGGCCATCAGGACCATTTCACCATGGTGGGCGGGCAGGAGAGCACCCGCTCCACGCTCCACCTCGCCGAGCTGTTCCGCCTCGCCGACGCGGCCGGGCTGCTCACCGATCCCGACCTCGCGGTGAAGCGCATGAAGGCGGTGCTCGCCGTGCGCGGCGTGGAGGGCTAA
- a CDS encoding enolase C-terminal domain-like protein, translating into MPFPRITIREVEIGERLMPFVRPFRFGPSVVETAPQAFVKVAAEVEGFGPATGMAAEMMMPRWFDKAPAKSPLHTVDDLRRGLAQAARIYANALPSSAFGLSVAARAPQLMWGNREGVPPLAAGFGPALLDKAVLDALLRAMGLGLVAGLKRNVMGLDGRLSPDLTAGQIGGFLAALTPAPAVALRYTVGLMDPLDGPHGLAAEIAAARLAFFKIKIGGDLAADIARLEEIAAILAAAAPGYAATLDANEQYDPDRLMALAEALNAPRLAAFRARLLYIEQPFDRAETFAAPLPPLDGLPVIIDEADDAPDAFPRAAALGYRGVSSKSCKGLYKAILNAARVKAWNAGGARAPFLISAEDLTCQPGLGIEQDTALVAALGLAHGERNGHHYVDGFGPAPEGEARAFFDAHPDLYTQRNGRLGLDVSRGLLPTRGLLEAPGFARAAEPDWTSLTPIAPAAVPEPIPHGTLA; encoded by the coding sequence ATGCCCTTTCCGCGCATCACCATCCGCGAGGTGGAGATCGGCGAGCGGCTGATGCCCTTCGTCCGCCCGTTCCGCTTCGGCCCCTCGGTGGTGGAGACGGCGCCGCAGGCCTTCGTGAAGGTGGCGGCCGAGGTGGAGGGCTTCGGCCCGGCGACCGGCATGGCCGCCGAGATGATGATGCCGCGCTGGTTCGACAAGGCGCCGGCGAAAAGCCCGCTTCACACCGTGGACGACCTGCGCCGGGGCCTCGCCCAGGCGGCGCGCATCTATGCCAATGCCCTGCCCTCAAGCGCCTTCGGCCTGTCGGTGGCGGCGCGGGCGCCGCAGCTCATGTGGGGCAACCGCGAAGGTGTGCCGCCGCTCGCCGCCGGCTTCGGCCCTGCGCTCCTCGACAAGGCGGTGCTGGATGCGCTCCTGCGCGCCATGGGCCTCGGCCTCGTCGCCGGCCTGAAGCGCAACGTGATGGGGCTCGACGGGCGGCTCTCGCCCGATCTCACCGCCGGGCAGATCGGCGGCTTCCTCGCCGCGCTCACGCCGGCCCCGGCGGTGGCGCTGCGCTACACCGTGGGCCTGATGGACCCGCTCGACGGCCCGCACGGCCTCGCCGCCGAGATCGCGGCGGCGCGGCTCGCCTTCTTCAAGATCAAGATCGGCGGCGACCTCGCGGCTGACATCGCCCGGCTGGAGGAGATCGCCGCCATCCTCGCCGCTGCGGCGCCCGGCTATGCGGCGACGCTGGACGCCAACGAGCAGTACGACCCCGACCGCCTCATGGCCCTCGCCGAGGCGCTGAACGCCCCGCGCCTCGCCGCCTTCCGCGCGCGGCTTCTCTATATCGAGCAGCCGTTCGACCGCGCCGAGACCTTCGCCGCCCCGCTGCCGCCGCTGGATGGCCTGCCGGTCATCATCGACGAGGCGGACGATGCGCCGGATGCTTTCCCCCGCGCGGCGGCGCTCGGCTATCGCGGCGTCTCCTCCAAGAGCTGCAAGGGGCTCTACAAGGCCATCCTCAACGCGGCGCGGGTGAAGGCGTGGAATGCCGGCGGGGCGCGCGCGCCCTTCCTCATCTCGGCGGAAGACCTCACCTGCCAGCCCGGCCTCGGCATCGAGCAGGACACCGCCCTCGTCGCCGCCCTCGGCCTCGCCCATGGCGAGCGCAACGGCCACCATTATGTGGACGGCTTCGGCCCGGCGCCGGAGGGCGAGGCCCGCGCCTTCTTCGATGCCCATCCGGACCTCTACACCCAGCGCAACGGGCGGCTCGGCCTCGATGTCTCGCGCGGGCTCCTGCCCACCCGCGGCCTTCTGGAGGCGCCCGGCTTTGCCCGCGCCGCCGAACCCGACTGGACAAGCCTCACCCCCATCGCGCCGGCCGCGGTGCCCGAACCCATCCCGCACGGGACGCTCGCCTGA
- a CDS encoding ABC transporter ATP-binding protein produces MARPNTLRVISRDDGATRRRLIDIRGLSKTYQTRDGEVPSLKPMDLDISEGEFICVVGPSGCGKSTLLKLVAGLIPATAGEIRIDGKAVTEPPDDVGIVFQSPVLLAWRTVLRNVMLPVEVRRLDRASHLDRARQLLNTAGLNGFENKYPWQLSGGMQQRAAICRALVHDPKIVLMDEPFGALDAMTREKMNLELQRIQHETGKTILLITHSIPEAIFLADRVVVMTDRPGSVAAIYDVPLPRPRSLDMMASPVFAELAKTIRGHFYARGHLD; encoded by the coding sequence ATGGCCAGACCCAACACCCTGCGCGTGATCTCCCGCGACGACGGCGCGACCCGCCGCCGCCTCATCGACATCCGCGGCCTGTCCAAGACCTACCAGACCCGCGACGGCGAGGTGCCCTCGCTGAAGCCCATGGACCTCGACATCTCCGAGGGCGAGTTCATCTGCGTGGTCGGCCCCTCCGGCTGCGGCAAGTCCACGCTGCTGAAGCTGGTGGCGGGCCTCATCCCGGCCACGGCGGGCGAAATCCGCATCGACGGCAAGGCCGTGACCGAGCCGCCGGACGATGTGGGCATCGTGTTCCAGAGCCCGGTGCTGCTCGCCTGGCGCACCGTGCTGCGCAACGTGATGCTGCCGGTGGAGGTGCGCCGGCTCGACCGCGCGAGCCACCTGGACCGCGCGCGCCAGCTCCTCAACACGGCCGGCCTCAACGGCTTCGAGAACAAATATCCCTGGCAGCTCTCGGGCGGCATGCAGCAGCGCGCCGCCATCTGCCGGGCGCTGGTGCACGACCCCAAGATCGTGCTCATGGACGAGCCGTTCGGCGCGCTCGACGCCATGACGCGCGAGAAGATGAATCTGGAACTCCAGCGCATCCAGCACGAGACCGGCAAGACCATCCTGCTCATCACCCACTCCATCCCCGAGGCGATCTTCCTCGCCGACCGGGTGGTGGTGATGACCGACCGGCCGGGCTCGGTGGCCGCCATCTATGACGTGCCGCTGCCCCGCCCGCGCTCTCTCGACATGATGGCGAGCCCGGTGTTCGCCGAACTCGCCAAGACCATCCGCGGACATTTCTACGCCCGCGGCCATCTGGACTGA
- a CDS encoding ABC transporter permease: MASPRHRNPVLAVIDAPWARPLGLLVILIAIWELSVRIFQIPAYLIPTPWDVMLAFRNDGAMLAREAVPTTIATLAGFALSAAIGIPLAMLIAGSRTIEAYLYPLLVFSQSIPKVAIAPLFVVWFGFGIVPKVISAFLLGVFPVVVAGVQGFKSVEADMRDLARSMKASRLQTFAMVSLPHAMPAIFAGLKVSVTLAVVGAVVGEFVGSNSGLGFVLQRSIGNFELPTMFAALIVLALIGVVLFWVIDLVERLLVPWHASQRHDVFVTV; this comes from the coding sequence ATGGCGTCGCCGCGCCACAGGAATCCCGTGCTTGCCGTCATCGACGCGCCGTGGGCGCGGCCGCTGGGCCTGCTGGTGATCCTCATCGCCATCTGGGAGCTGTCGGTCCGCATCTTCCAGATCCCGGCCTATCTCATCCCCACCCCGTGGGATGTGATGCTCGCCTTCCGCAACGACGGCGCCATGCTGGCGCGCGAGGCGGTGCCGACCACCATCGCGACCCTCGCCGGCTTCGCGCTGTCGGCCGCCATCGGCATCCCGCTCGCCATGCTGATCGCCGGCTCGCGCACCATCGAGGCCTATCTCTACCCGCTGCTGGTGTTCTCCCAGTCCATCCCCAAGGTCGCCATCGCGCCCCTGTTCGTGGTGTGGTTCGGCTTCGGCATCGTGCCCAAGGTGATCTCCGCCTTCCTTCTGGGCGTGTTCCCGGTGGTGGTGGCCGGGGTGCAGGGCTTCAAGTCGGTGGAGGCGGACATGCGCGACCTCGCCCGCTCCATGAAGGCCTCGCGCCTCCAGACCTTCGCCATGGTGAGCCTGCCCCACGCCATGCCGGCCATCTTCGCCGGCCTCAAGGTGTCGGTGACGCTGGCGGTGGTGGGCGCGGTGGTGGGCGAGTTCGTGGGCTCGAATTCCGGCCTCGGCTTCGTGCTCCAGCGCTCCATCGGCAATTTCGAGCTGCCCACCATGTTCGCCGCCCTGATCGTGCTCGCGCTCATCGGCGTGGTGCTGTTCTGGGTGATCGACCTCGTCGAACGCCTTTTGGTCCCGTGGCATGCGAGCCAGCGCCATGACGTCTTCGTCACCGTCTGA